One genomic segment of Agromyces intestinalis includes these proteins:
- a CDS encoding mannitol dehydrogenase family protein, giving the protein MTAPRLTRARLAVAGRALPAAPVRMVHVGAGAFHRAHQAWFTARASDATEWGIAAFTGRSPDIAGRLAPQGGVFTLVERGPRGDRFGHVGSIVEAYAGNRMERFVPLVADSRVAVITLTITEAGYRLTADGALDLTDSDTTRDIAVLRAGATSDRLRTPLGRILAGLAARSPDAPIALVSCDNLPDNGRLTGSALASLADASGLGPALEGVSFVSTSVDRITPRTTAADLDAVEAATGWRDEAAVVAEPFADWTLSGEFPAGRPAWETAGARLVDDIAPFEQRKLLLLNGGHLVLAFEGLLRGRTTVAAAIADPECRQALDAFWAEAARAVDPGVDTAEYRRALVTRFENGRIEHRLDQIAVDTATKLRLRVQPVIDAERAAGRDAPGATAVVDAWHRCREAGLVE; this is encoded by the coding sequence ATGACCGCCCCGCGCCTCACCCGCGCGCGCCTCGCGGTGGCGGGCCGCGCACTGCCCGCGGCGCCGGTGCGCATGGTGCACGTCGGGGCCGGGGCGTTCCACCGTGCCCACCAGGCGTGGTTCACGGCGCGCGCAAGCGACGCGACGGAGTGGGGCATCGCCGCGTTCACCGGCCGCTCTCCCGACATCGCCGGCAGGCTGGCCCCCCAGGGCGGCGTGTTCACGCTCGTCGAGCGCGGCCCGAGGGGCGATCGGTTCGGCCACGTGGGCAGCATCGTCGAGGCATATGCCGGCAATCGCATGGAACGGTTCGTGCCGCTCGTCGCCGACTCACGCGTGGCCGTGATCACCCTCACCATCACCGAGGCCGGATACCGGCTGACCGCCGACGGAGCGCTCGACCTCACCGATTCCGACACGACTCGCGACATCGCGGTGCTGCGGGCGGGCGCGACATCCGACCGGCTCCGCACACCGCTCGGGCGCATCCTCGCGGGCCTCGCCGCCCGCTCGCCCGACGCGCCCATCGCGCTCGTCTCGTGCGACAACCTGCCCGACAACGGGCGCCTGACCGGTTCGGCCCTGGCTTCACTGGCGGATGCCTCGGGCCTCGGCCCGGCGCTCGAGGGCGTGTCGTTCGTCTCCACGAGCGTCGACCGCATCACGCCGCGCACGACTGCGGCCGACCTCGACGCCGTCGAGGCCGCGACCGGATGGCGCGACGAGGCCGCGGTCGTCGCGGAGCCGTTCGCCGACTGGACGCTGTCGGGCGAGTTCCCGGCCGGCCGCCCCGCGTGGGAGACGGCGGGCGCGCGCCTCGTCGACGACATCGCGCCGTTCGAGCAGCGCAAGCTGCTGCTGCTGAACGGCGGGCACCTCGTGCTCGCGTTCGAGGGGCTGCTGCGCGGGCGCACGACGGTGGCCGCCGCGATCGCCGACCCCGAGTGCCGGCAGGCACTCGATGCGTTCTGGGCGGAGGCCGCCCGCGCGGTCGACCCCGGCGTCGACACCGCCGAGTACCGCCGAGCGCTGGTCACGCGGTTCGAGAACGGCCGCATCGAGCACCGGCTCGACCAGATCGCCGTCGACACCGCGACGAAGCTGCGCCTGCGCGTGCAGCCGGTAATCGATGCCGAGCGGGCCGCCGGCCGCGATGCACCCGGCGCGACCGCCGTCGTCGACGCCTGGCACCGGTGCCGTGAGGCCGGGCTGGTCGAGTAG
- the paaE gene encoding 1,2-phenylacetyl-CoA epoxidase subunit PaaE yields the protein MTAVNLGSTGVRKRRGRFHELEVAEVRPLTSDSVEVTFTVPEELTGEYDYVAGQHVALRAEIDGHEVRRSYSICRPPVRPATGPGSISVAIKRDLGGRFSTWANRELQTGHRIDVMSPQGTFTSNLADLDGRHVVAIAAGSGITPMMALAHTVLEASDTARFTLVYTNRSTLDVMFLDELADLKDRYPSRLALHHVLSREQRTAPLLSGRIDQAKLDTMLDALIPPATVDEWFLCGPFELVQLCRDTLEGRGVDAAHVRFELFTTGEPGEVRPDAGRPVVVQAGEPVVHLDFTLDGQSSSVDSPVSANESLLNAALRVRPDVPFACAGGVCGTCRAKLVEGSVNMRENYALEPDELERGYVLTCQSHATSETVLLDYDG from the coding sequence ATGACGGCGGTGAACCTGGGGTCGACGGGCGTGCGCAAGCGCCGCGGGCGATTCCACGAGCTCGAGGTCGCCGAGGTGCGCCCGCTCACGTCCGACAGCGTCGAGGTCACGTTCACCGTGCCCGAGGAGCTGACCGGCGAGTACGACTACGTCGCCGGGCAGCACGTGGCGCTGCGCGCCGAGATCGACGGACACGAGGTGCGGCGCAGCTACTCGATCTGCCGCCCGCCCGTGCGGCCCGCAACCGGGCCCGGCTCGATCAGCGTCGCGATCAAACGCGACCTGGGCGGGCGGTTCTCGACGTGGGCGAATCGCGAGCTGCAGACCGGCCACCGCATCGATGTGATGAGCCCGCAGGGCACGTTCACCTCGAACCTCGCCGACCTCGACGGGCGGCACGTCGTCGCCATCGCCGCCGGCAGCGGCATCACGCCGATGATGGCGTTGGCGCACACGGTGCTCGAGGCATCCGACACCGCCCGCTTCACCCTCGTGTATACGAACCGGTCGACGCTCGACGTGATGTTCCTCGACGAGCTCGCCGACCTGAAGGACCGCTACCCGTCGCGCCTCGCGCTGCACCACGTGCTGAGCCGCGAGCAGCGCACCGCGCCGCTGCTGTCGGGTCGCATCGACCAGGCGAAGCTCGACACCATGCTCGACGCGCTGATCCCGCCGGCAACGGTCGACGAGTGGTTCCTGTGCGGCCCGTTCGAGCTCGTGCAGCTGTGCCGCGACACGCTCGAGGGTCGAGGCGTCGATGCGGCGCACGTGCGGTTCGAGCTGTTCACGACCGGAGAGCCCGGCGAGGTGAGGCCCGATGCCGGGAGGCCCGTGGTGGTGCAGGCCGGTGAGCCGGTCGTGCACCTCGACTTCACGCTCGACGGCCAGTCGTCGTCGGTCGACTCGCCGGTGAGCGCGAACGAATCGCTGCTGAACGCGGCGCTGCGGGTGCGGCCCGACGTGCCGTTCGCCTGTGCGGGCGGTGTGTGCGGAACGTGCCGCGCGAAGCTCGTCGAGGGGTCGGTGAACATGCGCGAGAACTACGCGCTCGAGCCCGACGAGCTCGAGCGCGGGTACGTGCTGACGTGCCAGTCGCACGCCACGAGCGAAACGGTGCTGCTCGACTACGACGGGTGA
- the paaD gene encoding 1,2-phenylacetyl-CoA epoxidase subunit PaaD — translation MTAVRSRAWDIAATVCDPEIPVLTIEDLGILRDVEDSDGRVRVHITPTYSGCPAMDAIRDDLLTALRAAGYADVSVELVLTPAWTTDWMTDDGRQKLEAYGIAPPSGRAPVRPAGPMRVALAVKCPRCDSLHTREISRFGSTSCKALYECLDCLEPFDSFKVL, via the coding sequence GTGACCGCGGTGCGCTCGCGCGCATGGGACATCGCCGCGACGGTCTGCGATCCCGAGATCCCGGTGCTCACCATCGAAGACCTCGGCATCCTGCGCGACGTCGAGGACTCCGACGGGCGGGTCCGGGTGCACATCACGCCCACGTACAGCGGATGCCCCGCGATGGACGCGATCCGCGACGACCTGCTCACCGCGCTGCGCGCGGCGGGCTATGCGGATGTCTCGGTCGAACTCGTGCTCACGCCCGCGTGGACCACCGACTGGATGACCGACGACGGCCGGCAGAAGCTCGAGGCGTACGGCATCGCCCCGCCGTCGGGTCGCGCTCCGGTGCGGCCCGCCGGCCCGATGCGCGTGGCGCTCGCCGTGAAGTGCCCGCGCTGCGACTCGCTGCACACCCGCGAGATCTCGCGCTTCGGGTCGACGTCGTGCAAGGCGCTCTACGAGTGCCTCGATTGCCTCGAGCCGTTCGACTCGTTCAAGGTGCTGTGA
- the paaC gene encoding 1,2-phenylacetyl-CoA epoxidase subunit PaaC, which translates to MNASDTSHGDVHVDRVALADELAGDTGQIASPDAAEYALWLGDDALVLSQQLGWWISRAPELEEDMALGNIALDLLGHARSLLHYAGTVDGRSEDDLAYWRDEPEFRSAWLFEQENGDFAKTIARQLVASVYLFELYERLRASTDATLAAIAEKAVKEVDYHRDHAVQWTLRLAGGTEESRRRMIRALDDIWPYVDELFRDEPLIDRLDGVAVRPSTLREPFDAVLADVFSEADLAPKSAFIAAGGGREGRHFPTLGYLLAELQVLARTHPGASW; encoded by the coding sequence GTGAATGCGTCCGACACCTCGCACGGCGACGTGCACGTCGACCGCGTCGCGCTCGCCGACGAGCTCGCGGGCGACACCGGCCAGATCGCGAGTCCGGATGCTGCGGAGTACGCGCTGTGGCTCGGCGACGACGCCCTCGTGCTCTCGCAGCAGCTGGGCTGGTGGATCAGCCGCGCGCCCGAGCTCGAGGAGGACATGGCGCTCGGCAACATCGCGCTCGATCTGCTCGGTCACGCCCGATCGCTGCTGCACTACGCCGGCACCGTCGACGGCCGCAGCGAAGACGACCTCGCGTACTGGCGCGATGAGCCCGAGTTCCGCAGCGCCTGGCTCTTCGAACAGGAGAACGGCGACTTCGCGAAGACGATCGCCCGGCAGCTCGTGGCATCCGTCTACCTGTTCGAACTGTACGAGCGCCTGCGCGCGTCGACCGACGCGACCCTCGCGGCCATCGCCGAGAAGGCCGTCAAGGAGGTCGACTACCACCGCGACCACGCCGTGCAGTGGACGCTGCGCCTGGCCGGGGGCACCGAGGAGTCGCGGCGCCGCATGATCCGCGCGCTCGACGACATCTGGCCGTACGTCGACGAGCTGTTCCGCGACGAGCCGCTCATCGACCGCCTCGACGGCGTCGCCGTGCGCCCGTCGACGCTGCGCGAGCCGTTCGACGCCGTGCTCGCCGACGTGTTCTCCGAGGCCGACCTCGCACCGAAGTCGGCGTTCATCGCGGCGGGCGGCGGGCGCGAGGGGCGGCACTTCCCGACCCTCGGATACCTGCTCGCCGAGTTGCAGGTGCTCGCCCGCACACACCCGGGGGCATCGTGGTGA
- the paaB gene encoding 1,2-phenylacetyl-CoA epoxidase subunit PaaB: MSTPGTSNEPWPLWEVFVRANRGLSHVHVGSLHAPDAEMALRNARDLYTRRNEGQSIWVVPADAVTTSDPDAKGAFFESPAGKNYRHAVYYTASEGVKHL, from the coding sequence ATGAGCACCCCGGGAACCTCGAACGAGCCGTGGCCGCTCTGGGAGGTGTTCGTGCGCGCGAACCGCGGACTCTCGCACGTGCACGTCGGCTCGCTGCACGCGCCCGACGCCGAGATGGCGCTGCGCAACGCACGCGACCTGTACACCCGCCGCAACGAGGGCCAGTCGATCTGGGTCGTGCCCGCCGACGCGGTGACCACGAGCGACCCCGACGCGAAGGGTGCGTTCTTCGAGAGCCCCGCCGGCAAGAACTACCGGCACGCCGTGTACTACACGGCATCCGAGGGGGTGAAGCACCTGTGA
- the paaA gene encoding 1,2-phenylacetyl-CoA epoxidase subunit PaaA gives MTTTPEQAQFDALIAADGRIEPRDWMPEAYRKTLVRQISQHAHSEIIGMQPEANWISRAPSLKRKAILMAKVQDEAGHGLYLYSAAQTLGTPRDEMTEALIAGKAKYSSIFNYPTPTWADMGAIGWLVDGAAICNQVPLCRASYGPYGRAMVRICKEESFHQRQGFEILLTLMQGTDEQRRMAQDAVDRWYWPALQMFGPPDDQSPNSAQSMAWNIKRFTNDELRQRFVGMLVPQAEVLGVTLPDPKLRWNDETQQYDMSEIDWTEFFEVLAGRGPMNAERLRRRREAHEDGAWVREAAAEYARKRAQITEQAA, from the coding sequence ATGACCACCACACCCGAGCAGGCGCAGTTCGATGCGCTGATCGCCGCCGACGGCCGCATCGAGCCGCGCGACTGGATGCCCGAGGCCTACCGCAAGACGCTCGTGCGCCAGATCAGCCAGCACGCGCACTCCGAGATCATCGGCATGCAGCCCGAGGCGAACTGGATCAGCCGGGCGCCGAGCCTCAAGCGCAAGGCGATCCTGATGGCCAAGGTGCAGGACGAGGCCGGCCACGGGCTCTACCTCTACTCGGCCGCCCAGACCCTCGGCACCCCGCGCGACGAGATGACCGAGGCGCTGATCGCCGGCAAGGCCAAGTACTCGTCGATCTTCAACTACCCGACGCCCACCTGGGCCGACATGGGCGCGATCGGCTGGCTCGTCGACGGCGCCGCGATCTGCAACCAGGTGCCGCTGTGCCGTGCGTCGTACGGGCCATACGGCCGGGCGATGGTGCGCATCTGCAAAGAGGAGTCGTTCCACCAGCGGCAGGGCTTCGAGATCCTGCTGACGCTCATGCAGGGCACCGACGAGCAGCGGCGAATGGCGCAGGACGCCGTCGACCGCTGGTACTGGCCGGCACTGCAGATGTTCGGCCCGCCCGACGACCAGTCGCCGAACTCGGCGCAGTCGATGGCGTGGAACATCAAGCGGTTCACGAACGACGAACTGCGCCAGCGGTTCGTCGGCATGCTCGTGCCCCAGGCCGAGGTGCTCGGCGTCACCCTGCCCGACCCGAAGCTGCGCTGGAACGACGAGACGCAGCAGTACGACATGAGCGAGATCGACTGGACCGAGTTCTTCGAGGTGCTCGCCGGCCGCGGGCCGATGAACGCCGAGCGGCTGCGTCGTCGGCGCGAGGCGCACGAGGACGGCGCCTGGGTGCGCGAGGCCGCCGCCGAATACGCGCGCAAGCGGGCGCAGATCACGGAGCAGGCCGCATGA
- the paaI gene encoding hydroxyphenylacetyl-CoA thioesterase PaaI, with translation MTDATAAAPLRPMMRRDRASALLGLRVERDEPGLAVVSMAVTADHTNGFEITHGGFVFALADTAFAIACNEDEQVTVAAGADISFLKATHAGQTLTATARRRVVSGRNGLYDVTVTDETGDVVAEFRGRSLTTNRSLPPVVE, from the coding sequence ATGACGGATGCCACGGCCGCCGCTCCCCTGCGACCGATGATGCGGCGCGATCGCGCCTCGGCCCTGCTGGGCCTGCGCGTCGAGCGCGACGAACCCGGTCTCGCGGTCGTGTCGATGGCCGTCACCGCCGACCACACGAACGGCTTCGAGATCACGCACGGCGGATTCGTATTCGCCCTCGCCGATACCGCGTTCGCGATCGCCTGCAACGAAGACGAGCAGGTCACGGTCGCCGCCGGCGCCGACATCTCGTTCCTGAAGGCCACGCACGCCGGCCAGACGCTCACCGCCACCGCCCGACGTCGGGTCGTGAGCGGCCGCAACGGCCTCTACGACGTGACCGTGACCGACGAGACGGGCGACGTCGTCGCAGAGTTCCGCGGCCGCTCCCTCACCACCAACCGCTCGCTGCCACCGGTGGTCGAGTAA
- the paaK gene encoding phenylacetate--CoA ligase PaaK → MTTTATTPTTTVRLGTAPDPAALDPEERMTRAEVEALQLERLQSTVRHAYEHVPLYTRKFDDAGVHPRDIRSLDDVQKLPFTTKEDLRATYPFGMFAVPMSDVRRIHASSGTTGRPTVVGYTEGDLDRWATLVARSLRASGVRPGMKVHNAYGYGLFTGGLGAHAGIEKLGATVIPMSGGQTARQVQLIHDFAPEVILCTPSYLLTIADAMEEAGYDPRASSLKVAVLGAEPWTNEMRAELERRLDLHAVDIYGLSEVMGPGVGNECVETKDGPHLWEDHFLPEIIGDDLAPLADGELGELVFTSLTKEAFPVIRYRTRDLTRLLPGTARPGMRRMQKITGRNDDMIILRGVNLFPTQIEEIVLGIETLTPHFILELSKSGRMDALTVRIERHPELTVEVCQAATVVLQQRIKVLIGTTVAVQLEEPGALPRSEGKYKRVYDLR, encoded by the coding sequence ATGACGACCACGGCCACCACTCCCACCACCACCGTCCGCCTGGGCACCGCCCCCGACCCGGCCGCCCTCGACCCCGAAGAGCGCATGACCCGCGCCGAGGTCGAGGCACTGCAGCTCGAACGCCTGCAGTCGACCGTGCGGCACGCCTACGAGCACGTCCCCCTCTACACGAGGAAGTTCGACGATGCGGGCGTGCACCCCCGTGACATCCGGTCGCTCGACGACGTGCAGAAGCTGCCGTTCACCACCAAGGAGGACCTGCGCGCCACCTACCCCTTCGGCATGTTCGCGGTGCCGATGAGCGACGTGCGGCGCATCCACGCGTCATCCGGCACCACCGGCCGCCCGACCGTGGTCGGCTACACCGAGGGCGACCTCGACCGCTGGGCCACGCTCGTGGCCCGGTCGCTGCGCGCGAGCGGCGTGCGCCCCGGCATGAAGGTGCACAACGCGTACGGCTACGGCCTGTTCACCGGCGGACTCGGCGCGCATGCCGGCATCGAGAAGCTCGGCGCCACCGTCATCCCGATGTCGGGCGGCCAGACGGCGCGCCAGGTGCAGCTCATCCACGACTTCGCGCCCGAGGTCATCCTGTGCACGCCGAGCTACCTGCTCACGATCGCCGACGCGATGGAGGAGGCCGGCTACGACCCGCGCGCTTCGTCGCTCAAGGTCGCCGTGCTCGGCGCCGAGCCGTGGACGAACGAGATGCGTGCCGAGCTCGAGCGCCGCCTCGACCTGCACGCCGTCGACATCTACGGGCTCAGCGAGGTGATGGGGCCGGGCGTCGGCAACGAGTGCGTCGAGACGAAGGACGGCCCGCACCTGTGGGAAGACCACTTCCTGCCCGAGATCATCGGCGACGACCTCGCGCCCCTCGCCGACGGCGAACTCGGTGAGCTGGTGTTCACGTCGCTCACCAAAGAGGCGTTCCCGGTCATCCGCTACCGCACGCGCGACCTCACGCGGCTGCTGCCGGGCACCGCGCGCCCCGGTATGCGACGCATGCAGAAGATCACGGGGCGCAACGACGACATGATCATCCTGCGCGGGGTGAACCTCTTCCCGACCCAGATCGAGGAGATCGTGCTGGGCATCGAGACGCTGACGCCGCACTTCATCCTCGAGCTCTCGAAGTCGGGCCGCATGGACGCGCTGACCGTGCGCATCGAGCGCCACCCCGAGCTCACCGTCGAGGTGTGCCAGGCGGCCACGGTCGTGCTGCAGCAGCGCATCAAGGTGCTGATCGGCACGACGGTGGCGGTGCAGCTCGAGGAGCCGGGCGCGCTGCCGCGCAGCGAGGGCAAATACAAGCGGGTCTACGACCTGCGCTGA
- a CDS encoding ABC1 kinase family protein: MTDARASRARYRRILRFALRYMVQAWWFELVLPRLGLSSLAARQRAARLQRIARNFHELAVSLGGLMIKVGQFMSSRLDVLPPEITDELEGLQDEVPPVDFAAIRALAEAELGVPLERAYAFVDPEPVAAASLGQVHRARLATDDAAQAGFADVVVKVQRPGIDQVVAVDLAALRKVAGWLDRVRIVSDHVDLPVLIEEFAATSREEIDYLHEAANAERFAEAFAGDARVESPAVAWERTTRRVLTLADVTAIKVNDVDALRAAGIDPSAVATAFADVMFDQLFVHGFFHADPHPGNIFVTPGVRAPGGGAAGDATSGAAPDWHFTFVDFGMMGEVSEHLREGLRRLVIAVAARNGRQLVESIQQVGVLLPSADTAVLEHAMTELFARFGGMGFAELREVDPREFRDFGTEFGDIVRSLPFQLPENFLLIIRAVSLTSGLCSALDPAFNIWDAVEPYAARLLRDESGNAVQAFAKEAVAVAGITARLPRRVDDMITRFENGQIAVDSPRLELRIRSLERLAYRLISAVMFAALLISGAVLRAQDLMFGTVLMIASIPALLHSLFAGFTTRR, encoded by the coding sequence ATGACCGACGCCCGCGCCTCGCGCGCCCGCTACCGGCGCATCCTGCGCTTCGCACTGCGATACATGGTGCAGGCGTGGTGGTTCGAACTCGTGCTGCCGCGGCTCGGGCTCTCCTCGCTCGCCGCGCGCCAGCGCGCCGCGAGGCTCCAGCGCATCGCCCGCAACTTCCACGAGCTGGCGGTCTCGCTCGGCGGGCTCATGATCAAGGTCGGGCAGTTCATGTCGTCGCGGCTCGACGTGCTGCCGCCCGAGATCACCGACGAGCTCGAGGGGCTGCAAGACGAGGTGCCGCCCGTCGACTTCGCCGCGATCCGCGCGCTCGCCGAGGCCGAGCTCGGCGTGCCGCTCGAGCGCGCGTACGCGTTCGTCGATCCCGAACCGGTCGCCGCGGCATCCCTCGGGCAGGTGCATCGCGCCCGGTTGGCGACCGACGACGCGGCGCAGGCCGGGTTCGCCGACGTCGTCGTGAAGGTGCAGCGGCCGGGCATCGACCAGGTCGTCGCGGTCGACCTCGCGGCGTTGCGCAAGGTCGCCGGCTGGCTCGACCGGGTGCGCATCGTGTCCGATCACGTCGACCTGCCCGTGCTCATCGAGGAGTTCGCGGCGACGAGTCGCGAAGAGATCGACTACCTGCACGAGGCCGCCAACGCCGAGCGGTTCGCCGAGGCTTTCGCGGGCGACGCGCGCGTCGAGTCGCCTGCGGTCGCGTGGGAGCGCACCACGCGTCGGGTGCTCACGCTGGCGGATGTCACGGCGATCAAGGTCAACGACGTCGATGCCCTGCGGGCGGCGGGTATCGATCCGTCGGCCGTGGCGACCGCGTTCGCCGACGTGATGTTCGACCAGCTGTTCGTGCACGGGTTCTTCCACGCCGACCCGCACCCGGGCAACATCTTCGTGACGCCCGGCGTGCGGGCACCGGGTGGGGGTGCGGCCGGTGACGCGACATCCGGTGCCGCACCCGACTGGCATTTCACCTTCGTCGACTTCGGCATGATGGGCGAGGTCTCGGAACACCTGCGCGAGGGCTTGCGCCGACTCGTCATCGCGGTCGCGGCGCGCAACGGGCGGCAGCTCGTCGAGAGCATCCAGCAGGTCGGGGTGCTGCTTCCCTCGGCCGACACCGCGGTGCTCGAGCACGCGATGACCGAGCTGTTCGCCCGCTTCGGCGGCATGGGCTTCGCCGAGCTGCGCGAGGTCGATCCGCGGGAGTTCCGCGACTTCGGCACGGAATTCGGCGATATCGTGCGGTCGCTGCCGTTCCAGCTGCCCGAGAACTTCCTGCTCATCATCCGGGCCGTCTCGCTCACGTCGGGCCTGTGCAGTGCGCTCGACCCGGCGTTCAACATCTGGGACGCCGTCGAACCGTACGCCGCCCGGCTGCTGCGCGACGAGAGCGGCAACGCGGTGCAGGCGTTCGCGAAGGAGGCCGTCGCGGTCGCCGGTATCACGGCGCGTCTGCCGCGACGCGTCGACGACATGATCACCCGGTTCGAGAACGGGCAGATCGCCGTCGACTCGCCGCGCCTCGAGCTGCGCATCCGCAGCCTCGAGCGCCTGGCCTACCGGCTCATCTCAGCGGTGATGTTCGCGGCGTTGCTGATCTCGGGTGCGGTGCTGCGCGCTCAAGACCTGATGTTCGGCACCGTGCTCATGATCGCGTCGATCCCGGCTCTGCTGCACAGCCTGTTCGCCGGCTTCACGACGCGGCGGTAG
- a CDS encoding PadR family transcriptional regulator translates to MDGSFTAGFGSKPGGQGASGGPGGPGGFGGFPLWETLDQFRDVFEQRLSPRMSRGDVRAAVLALLAERPMHGYQIIHEIEERSGGAWKPSPGSVYPTLQLLADEGLITAEESNGRKTYSLTDTGRAEAESAADRAAPWESGTKESARSTVLPKAGMKLAQAVGQVARGGTPEQVAQAVDVLDEARRKLYSILAQE, encoded by the coding sequence ATGGACGGTTCGTTCACCGCAGGATTCGGCTCGAAACCCGGAGGGCAGGGAGCATCGGGCGGGCCCGGAGGGCCGGGCGGGTTCGGCGGGTTCCCGCTCTGGGAGACGCTCGATCAGTTCCGCGACGTGTTCGAGCAGCGCCTGTCTCCGCGGATGTCGCGGGGCGACGTGCGTGCGGCCGTGCTCGCACTTCTCGCCGAGCGCCCGATGCACGGGTACCAGATCATCCACGAGATCGAGGAGCGCAGCGGTGGGGCGTGGAAGCCGAGCCCCGGTTCGGTCTACCCGACGCTGCAACTGCTCGCCGACGAGGGGCTCATCACGGCCGAGGAGTCGAACGGCCGCAAGACCTACTCGCTCACCGACACCGGTCGGGCCGAGGCCGAGTCGGCGGCCGATCGCGCCGCGCCCTGGGAGTCGGGTACGAAGGAGTCGGCGCGCTCGACCGTGCTGCCGAAGGCCGGTATGAAGCTCGCGCAAGCGGTCGGGCAGGTCGCTCGCGGCGGCACGCCCGAACAGGTCGCGCAGGCGGTCGACGTGCTCGACGAGGCCAGGCGTAAGCTCTACTCGATCCTCGCCCAGGAGTGA
- a CDS encoding YdeI/OmpD-associated family protein — translation MATIGTPGGTPERPAIFFSGPEEFRAWLEANHDTATELWMGIYKKHVPHRALTWEQAVPEALCFGWIDSVAQRIDDDAVRQRWTPRKPSSNWSAVNVALVEQLAADGRMHPAGVAAFERRRADRTGVYSHENPGQELPPEFAARLAADPAASAFLEAATPTYRRTVTHWVITAKQQATREKRLQQLIDDSAAGRLVPFQRYGETPKWVERAAEAARAAGSETSG, via the coding sequence ATGGCGACGATCGGCACCCCCGGCGGCACGCCCGAGCGGCCGGCGATCTTCTTCTCGGGGCCCGAGGAGTTCCGCGCGTGGCTCGAGGCGAACCACGACACGGCCACCGAGCTGTGGATGGGCATCTACAAGAAGCATGTGCCCCACCGCGCGCTGACGTGGGAGCAGGCGGTACCCGAGGCGCTGTGCTTCGGGTGGATCGACTCGGTCGCCCAGCGCATCGACGACGACGCGGTGCGCCAGCGGTGGACTCCACGCAAGCCCTCGAGCAACTGGTCGGCCGTCAACGTCGCGCTGGTCGAGCAGCTCGCCGCCGACGGGCGCATGCATCCCGCGGGGGTCGCCGCGTTCGAGCGGCGTCGCGCCGACCGCACCGGCGTGTACTCGCACGAGAATCCCGGCCAAGAGCTGCCACCCGAGTTCGCGGCACGGCTCGCGGCCGACCCCGCGGCGTCCGCGTTCCTCGAGGCCGCGACGCCGACCTACCGTCGCACCGTGACCCACTGGGTGATCACCGCGAAGCAGCAAGCGACACGCGAGAAGCGGCTGCAGCAGCTCATCGACGACAGCGCGGCGGGCCGGCTCGTGCCGTTCCAGCGTTACGGCGAGACGCCCAAGTGGGTCGAGCGTGCCGCCGAGGCGGCGCGGGCGGCGGGCTCCGAGACATCCGGATGA